Proteins encoded in a region of the Pseudomonas putida genome:
- a CDS encoding LysR family transcriptional regulator: MQDLRQLRYFVAVAECENVGRAAEQLHISQSPLSRQIAQLEDNLGLALFERRNQRLYLTNDGRTFLAEARGLLKHAERLESLGKRLGRGEEGGLCIGYVNHAIHAGVLPGAVRAIRGERPNIHIALYNMIPSEQFEGLRQRSLDIALVCEPPPKHDPDLRAQPVLDDPMLLAIPASHPLASKAELTPADLHEQEWIITGGQPDQVNKRDDFIARCGDAGFTPRLSLEATDPLSVLGLVSAGLGLAMVQGSLTASAGPTVVLRQLDWFQPSVQLWAAWHQVDLRPIVGIFRERVLAQANKSIEV, translated from the coding sequence ATGCAGGATTTGCGTCAGTTGCGCTACTTCGTGGCCGTCGCCGAATGCGAGAATGTCGGCCGAGCCGCCGAGCAGCTGCATATTTCCCAATCGCCCCTCAGCCGGCAGATCGCCCAGCTGGAGGACAACCTTGGCCTGGCCCTGTTCGAACGGCGCAACCAGCGGCTGTACCTGACTAACGACGGGCGCACCTTCCTGGCCGAGGCGCGCGGCCTGCTCAAGCATGCCGAGCGCTTGGAGTCGCTGGGCAAGCGCCTGGGCCGTGGCGAGGAAGGCGGCTTGTGCATCGGCTACGTCAACCACGCCATCCACGCTGGTGTGCTGCCTGGCGCAGTGCGGGCCATTCGTGGCGAACGCCCGAACATTCACATTGCGCTGTACAACATGATCCCCAGCGAGCAGTTCGAAGGCCTGCGCCAGCGCAGCCTGGACATTGCCCTGGTGTGCGAGCCGCCGCCGAAGCACGACCCCGACTTGCGTGCGCAGCCAGTACTGGATGACCCAATGCTGCTGGCCATCCCAGCCTCGCACCCTCTGGCCAGCAAGGCGGAACTGACCCCGGCCGACCTGCACGAGCAGGAATGGATCATCACCGGGGGCCAGCCCGACCAGGTGAACAAGCGCGACGACTTCATCGCCCGCTGCGGTGATGCCGGTTTTACCCCGCGCTTGTCCCTTGAAGCGACCGACCCATTGAGCGTGCTCGGCCTGGTGTCCGCGGGCCTGGGCCTGGCCATGGTGCAGGGCAGCCTGACGGCCAGTGCCGGGCCAACCGTGGTTTTGCGTCAGCTGGATTGGTTCCAACCCAGCGTGCAATTGTGGGCCGCCTGGCACCAGGTCGACCTGCGGCCGATCGTGGGCATTTTCCGTGAACGCGTGCTGGCGCAGGCGAATAAGTCCATAGAGGTCTGA
- a CDS encoding zinc-binding dehydrogenase, with protein sequence MPTDYQAWGWTPNAGLEGLQLLRKPLPQPGPGEVLVANRAIALNPVDWKICEWGHPAWQQGTVPGVDGAGVVVSAGAGVELPLGSRVAYHQSLARDGSFAEHCLLDASLVMHIPSALSDSAAAAVPCPALTAWQALAKIPAGTSRDVLVIGAGGAVGFYLAQLAAQRGLRVWATASQRHHAALKALGTSGVFDYHDADWQQQLQVALGERPLHALFDTVSGAHAGSLAHLLGYNGHLVCIQDRQESAPTAAFSTAISLHEVALNSVHAHGRLADRQALRMAGEQLLQAVANGSLIAPQRREFDFATLPDALRQLKEGQGAGKWVTRLG encoded by the coding sequence ATGCCAACTGATTATCAAGCCTGGGGCTGGACCCCGAACGCCGGCCTCGAAGGCCTGCAGCTGCTGCGCAAACCCCTGCCGCAACCCGGCCCCGGCGAAGTGCTGGTGGCCAACCGAGCTATAGCCCTCAACCCGGTGGACTGGAAAATCTGCGAATGGGGCCATCCGGCCTGGCAGCAAGGCACAGTACCGGGTGTGGATGGCGCCGGAGTGGTCGTCTCCGCTGGCGCAGGCGTCGAACTGCCCTTGGGCAGCCGCGTGGCTTACCATCAGTCGCTGGCTCGCGACGGCAGTTTCGCCGAGCATTGCCTGCTCGATGCCAGCCTGGTGATGCACATCCCCAGCGCACTCAGCGACAGCGCCGCCGCCGCCGTACCCTGCCCCGCGCTGACCGCCTGGCAGGCCCTGGCCAAGATACCGGCAGGCACCAGCCGCGATGTGCTGGTGATTGGTGCCGGTGGTGCGGTGGGCTTCTACCTGGCGCAGTTGGCCGCACAACGTGGCCTGCGCGTATGGGCGACAGCCAGCCAGCGCCACCACGCGGCGCTCAAGGCGCTGGGCACAAGCGGCGTGTTCGACTACCACGACGCCGACTGGCAACAGCAGTTGCAGGTCGCCCTGGGTGAGCGCCCGCTGCATGCCCTGTTCGACACCGTCAGTGGCGCCCACGCAGGCAGCCTCGCCCACCTGCTGGGCTACAACGGGCACCTGGTGTGCATCCAGGACCGCCAGGAAAGCGCGCCAACAGCCGCCTTCAGCACAGCCATTTCGCTGCATGAAGTGGCGCTGAACAGCGTGCATGCCCATGGCCGCCTGGCAGATCGCCAGGCCCTGCGCATGGCTGGTGAACAGCTGTTGCAGGCTGTCGCCAATGGCAGCCTGATCGCGCCTCAACGCCGTGAGTTCGACTTCGCCACGCTGCCCGATGCACTGCGGCAATTGAAAGAAGGCCAAGGCGCAGGCAAATGGGTGACGCGCCTCGGCTGA
- a CDS encoding WYL domain-containing protein: protein MPSHPTRHTIARQWQLLKLLPGRHPGMSSTQLQAALTTVGHTTSKRTVERDLVELAALFPLQCNSKGMPYGWYWQPSMSLVDAQPLQPDILTPPAQVELHAWVDDTLARLLKESPLSADMQLTPQASGGAALVATVDDNRALMGWLLSQAGSIRVQAPKTLRVAMLEQLRQSLALHDGGC, encoded by the coding sequence TTGCCCAGCCACCCAACCCGCCACACTATTGCCCGCCAGTGGCAGTTGCTCAAGTTGCTGCCCGGCCGCCATCCGGGCATGAGCTCTACCCAGTTGCAGGCCGCCCTGACAACCGTGGGTCATACCACCAGCAAACGTACCGTCGAGCGCGACCTGGTCGAGCTCGCTGCGCTGTTCCCGCTGCAGTGCAACAGCAAAGGCATGCCCTACGGTTGGTACTGGCAACCGAGCATGAGCCTGGTCGATGCGCAGCCACTGCAACCGGACATACTGACACCCCCGGCACAGGTTGAACTGCACGCCTGGGTGGACGACACACTGGCGCGCCTGCTGAAAGAATCCCCGCTGTCCGCAGACATGCAGCTGACCCCGCAAGCGAGCGGCGGCGCGGCATTGGTGGCCACCGTCGACGACAACCGGGCACTGATGGGCTGGCTGCTGTCGCAAGCGGGTTCGATCCGCGTGCAGGCCCCGAAGACGCTGCGCGTGGCCATGCTGGAACAGCTGCGCCAGAGCCTGGCGCTGCACGATGGCGGTTGTTGA
- a CDS encoding cyclase family protein, translated as MKRFKPLLLAVALATTAQATLATDWQHSPYGKQDEIGAANLLTPDVVKQAVGLVKTGKTYPLAVPVSKDLPAFRHRSFHLYNIQPGEQAGQTLGRNKFSFNDELVNGWTGVGTQLNGIGHIGIDNVYYNGNKAADFVTVEGVTKLGVEKVPPMVTRGVVLDMTAYFGKAIVPGGTAFTVADIKAVLKKEGITLRKGDVVLFNTGWLELVGKDNQQFLATEPGIDLPAAEWLADQGIVAFGGDTWASEVYPNPTGEEFPVNQFMLAKRGIYNLELIDTRALVKDKAFEFLFVLGQPLYKGSTQVNINPVAIH; from the coding sequence ATGAAACGCTTCAAGCCCCTGCTGCTGGCCGTCGCCTTGGCGACCACTGCCCAGGCTACCCTTGCCACCGACTGGCAGCACTCGCCGTACGGCAAGCAGGATGAAATCGGCGCTGCCAACCTGCTCACCCCAGACGTGGTCAAGCAGGCCGTCGGCCTGGTCAAGACCGGCAAGACCTACCCCTTGGCCGTACCCGTGAGCAAGGACTTGCCGGCGTTCCGCCACCGCAGCTTTCACCTGTACAACATCCAGCCCGGCGAGCAGGCCGGCCAGACCCTCGGCCGCAACAAGTTCAGCTTCAACGATGAACTGGTCAACGGCTGGACCGGCGTTGGCACCCAGCTCAACGGCATCGGTCATATCGGCATCGACAACGTCTACTACAACGGCAACAAGGCTGCGGATTTCGTCACCGTCGAAGGCGTGACCAAGCTCGGCGTGGAGAAAGTACCGCCCATGGTCACGCGTGGTGTGGTGCTGGACATGACGGCCTACTTCGGCAAGGCCATCGTACCGGGTGGCACCGCGTTTACCGTCGCAGACATCAAGGCGGTGCTGAAGAAAGAAGGCATTACCCTGCGCAAGGGTGATGTGGTGCTGTTCAACACCGGCTGGCTGGAGTTGGTCGGCAAGGATAACCAGCAGTTCCTCGCCACCGAGCCAGGCATCGACCTACCGGCTGCCGAATGGCTGGCGGATCAGGGCATCGTCGCCTTCGGTGGCGATACCTGGGCCTCCGAGGTATACCCCAACCCGACCGGTGAAGAGTTCCCGGTCAACCAATTCATGCTGGCCAAGCGTGGCATTTACAACCTGGAATTGATCGACACGCGCGCGCTGGTGAAAGACAAGGCGTTCGAGTTCCTGTTCGTGCTGGGCCAGCCGCTGTACAAGGGCTCGACTCAAGTCAATATCAACCCGGTGGCGATTCACTGA
- a CDS encoding LysR family transcriptional regulator: MIPSLDSIFSRLRLRQLRLLIELDRCGSLHKAAEAMAISQPGATKALREVEEVLGVPLFQRLPSGLVANDVGRCVVRYARLIHSDLGHLREEVLGIVQGQGGRLAVGCIMGAMPALVSALGRLRRKQPQLAVEIAENTSANLLAQLDEGRLDLAICRPGLGRNAAEYAFVELAHEPLAVVAHPQHPLAGAMALEIGELSQYRWVVYPANMPMRQALERELSEAGVQVPRYPLETFSTFATFMLLEDDPSLVAVIPSAVAAFAEQRGLLVSLAVQLRALSEPFGIVHRVAAPLSPAARLLVEELVAG, translated from the coding sequence ATGATCCCTTCCCTGGACTCCATTTTTTCTCGCCTGCGCCTACGCCAGTTGCGTCTGTTGATCGAGCTGGACCGTTGCGGTTCGCTGCACAAGGCGGCCGAAGCCATGGCCATCTCCCAGCCCGGTGCCACAAAGGCCTTGCGCGAGGTGGAAGAAGTGCTGGGCGTACCGTTGTTCCAGCGCTTGCCTAGTGGTTTGGTGGCCAACGATGTGGGCCGTTGCGTGGTGCGCTATGCGCGGCTGATTCACAGCGACCTGGGGCATTTGCGCGAAGAAGTGCTGGGCATCGTACAAGGCCAGGGTGGGCGGCTGGCGGTGGGCTGCATCATGGGCGCTATGCCGGCGCTGGTCAGCGCCTTGGGGCGCTTGCGCCGCAAACAGCCACAGTTGGCCGTGGAGATCGCCGAGAACACCAGCGCCAATCTGCTCGCTCAGCTGGATGAGGGGCGGCTCGACCTGGCCATCTGTCGACCGGGCCTGGGCCGTAACGCTGCGGAATATGCCTTTGTCGAACTGGCTCATGAGCCACTGGCGGTGGTCGCGCACCCACAGCACCCACTGGCTGGGGCGATGGCTCTGGAGATCGGCGAGCTGAGCCAGTACCGTTGGGTTGTCTACCCGGCCAACATGCCCATGCGCCAGGCGCTGGAGCGCGAGTTGAGCGAGGCCGGAGTGCAAGTGCCACGCTATCCGCTGGAAACCTTCTCCACCTTCGCCACCTTCATGCTGCTGGAAGATGATCCGAGCCTGGTGGCGGTCATCCCGAGTGCAGTGGCGGCCTTCGCCGAACAGCGTGGGTTGCTGGTGTCGCTGGCGGTGCAGCTGCGGGCGTTGAGCGAGCCGTTCGGCATCGTGCACCGGGTAGCGGCGCCATTGTCGCCAGCGGCGCGGTTGCTGGTAGAGGAGTTGGTAGCTGGTTGA
- a CDS encoding SDR family NAD(P)-dependent oxidoreductase: protein MNIDLGGRTAIISGSTGGIGLAIARGLARANADVVIAGRSQKSLDAALAELRQQGGRGQIHGVVADLGTATGADTLFAAHPRADILVNNLGIYDDVDFFDVADSEWARFYDTNVLSGVRLARHYAPGMVEKGWGRILFISSESGIAIPADMINYGVTKAANLAVSHGLAKRLAGTGVTVNAILPGPTLTDGVAALVADAAQASGRSIREEADNFVRTARPSSIIQRAADVDEVAHLAVYLASPYSSATTGAALRVDGGVVDSLAI, encoded by the coding sequence ATGAACATCGACCTCGGCGGGCGCACCGCCATCATCAGCGGCTCTACCGGCGGTATTGGTCTGGCCATCGCCCGCGGCCTGGCCCGCGCCAACGCCGACGTGGTCATTGCCGGCCGCAGCCAGAAATCGCTGGATGCAGCCTTGGCCGAACTGCGCCAACAAGGCGGCCGTGGGCAGATTCACGGCGTGGTCGCCGACCTGGGCACCGCCACCGGTGCCGACACCCTGTTCGCCGCCCACCCACGGGCCGACATCCTGGTCAACAACCTGGGCATCTACGACGACGTCGACTTCTTCGACGTGGCCGACAGTGAGTGGGCGCGCTTCTACGATACCAACGTGTTGAGCGGCGTGCGCCTGGCCCGCCACTATGCACCGGGGATGGTCGAGAAAGGCTGGGGGCGGATCCTGTTCATTTCCTCGGAATCGGGCATCGCCATCCCTGCGGACATGATCAACTACGGTGTTACCAAGGCCGCCAACTTGGCCGTTTCCCATGGCCTGGCCAAGCGCCTGGCCGGCACCGGGGTTACCGTGAACGCGATACTGCCCGGCCCGACCCTGACCGATGGCGTGGCCGCGCTGGTAGCCGATGCGGCACAGGCGTCCGGGCGCAGCATTCGTGAAGAGGCCGACAACTTCGTACGTACCGCACGGCCAAGTTCGATCATTCAGCGCGCCGCCGATGTCGACGAAGTCGCCCACCTCGCGGTGTACCTCGCCTCGCCTTACTCCTCCGCCACCACCGGCGCGGCCCTGCGGGTCGACGGCGGTGTGGTCGACAGCCTTGCTATCTGA